In Xanthomonas campestris pv. phormiicola, the DNA window CGGTCGAACAACGGCGCCACATCGCGCGGACCCGGCGAGGCTTCCGGGTGGCCCTGGAAGCTGAAGGCCGGCGCGTCGGTCAGTTCGATGCCCTGGTTGGTGCCGTCGAACAGCGAGCGATGGGTCACCCGCACGTTGGCCGGCAGCGACGCTTCGTCCACCGCGAAGCCGTGGTTCTGCGAGGTGATCATCACCCGGCCGCTGTCCAGGTCCTGCACCGGGTGGTTGGCGCCGTGGTGGCCATGGCCCATCTTCAGGGTCTGCGCGCCGGCGGCCAGCGCCAGCAGCTGGTGGCCCAGGCAGATGCCGAAGGTCGGGATCTTCCTGGCCACGATTTCCTTGATCGCCGCGATCGCGTAGTCGCACGGCGCCGGATCGCCCGGGCCGTTGGACAGGAACACGCCGTCCGGCTGCATCGCCAGCACCTCGGCGGCGGGCGTCTGCGCCGGCACCACGGTGACCTCGCAACCGCGCTCGGCGAGCATGCGCAGGATGTTGAGCTTCACCCCGTAGTCGTAGGCGACGACCTTGTACTTCGGCGCGGCCTGCGCGAACGCGTTGCTGTCCAGGTCGAGCTGGCCGTCGCGCCACGCATAGGCCTTGTCGGTGGACACCACCTTGGCCAGGTCCATGCCCTTGAGCCCGGGGAAGGTGCGCGCCGCTTCCAGCGCGGTGTCCACGTTCACTTCGCCGGCCATCACCGCGCCGTTCTGCGATCCCTTCTCGCGCAGGATGCGGGTCAGCTTGCGGGTGTCGATGCCGGCGATGGCGACCACGCCGCGCTGGATCAGCCAGTCCGGCAGCGACACCTGGCTGCGCCAGCTGCTGGGACGGCGCGGCACGTCGCGCACGATCAGGCCGGCCGACCAGACCTGGGCGGCTTCGTCGTCCTGGTCGGTGCAACCGGTGTTGCCGATATGCGGGTAGGTCAGGGTGACCAGCTGACGGGCGTAGGACGGATCGGTGAGGATCTCCTGATAGCCGGTCATCGCGGTGTTGAACACCACTTCGCCGACGGACAGGCCGGCGGCGCCTACGGATTCGCCCTCGAACACGGTGCCGTCTTCAAGGACAAGGATTGCGGGTTGAGTCACGGGGTTCGCCTTGGGGAGAGAGGAACCCTGCCCCACCAACTTGCGGCTGCAAGAAACCGCGAACTCGGCGCTTCTCCGGGTCCGTGGCGATGGGTAACA includes these proteins:
- the carA gene encoding glutamine-hydrolyzing carbamoyl-phosphate synthase small subunit, producing MTQPAILVLEDGTVFEGESVGAAGLSVGEVVFNTAMTGYQEILTDPSYARQLVTLTYPHIGNTGCTDQDDEAAQVWSAGLIVRDVPRRPSSWRSQVSLPDWLIQRGVVAIAGIDTRKLTRILREKGSQNGAVMAGEVNVDTALEAARTFPGLKGMDLAKVVSTDKAYAWRDGQLDLDSNAFAQAAPKYKVVAYDYGVKLNILRMLAERGCEVTVVPAQTPAAEVLAMQPDGVFLSNGPGDPAPCDYAIAAIKEIVARKIPTFGICLGHQLLALAAGAQTLKMGHGHHGANHPVQDLDSGRVMITSQNHGFAVDEASLPANVRVTHRSLFDGTNQGIELTDAPAFSFQGHPEASPGPRDVAPLFDRFTALMRDLGLGTRDSSSVQ